The Sporomusa termitida genome has a window encoding:
- the cutD gene encoding choline TMA-lyase-activating enzyme, with the protein MNTEIGSILERKARIFNVQKYSIYDGPGIRTLIFFKGCPLRCKWCSNPEGLERKYQVMFKEDLCIDCGNCIPVCPVRIHDFPGGEDRQLQRKGERRRHKVNRSIDCVGCRQCEAACPQQALSIAGSDKTISEVLEIIQQDALFYLSSGGGVTLGGGEVTAQPEFAANLLTECKRTGIHTAIETCGYVKPASLFMIAPFTDLFLYDLKHIDSERHYELTGVRNERILDNLAELIRRGFTVKVRMPLLRGLNDSEDTIGKTLEFLQPFSNYKNFQGVDLLPYHKLGINKYRQLAINYTLTGDLSCTEEELEKIEAFIKKDSLQVKIIRH; encoded by the coding sequence ATGAATACAGAAATTGGCAGCATCTTAGAGCGGAAAGCAAGAATCTTTAATGTCCAGAAATATTCCATCTATGACGGACCGGGCATAAGAACATTAATTTTCTTCAAAGGCTGCCCCCTAAGATGCAAATGGTGTTCAAATCCTGAGGGGCTTGAACGAAAATATCAGGTCATGTTCAAAGAAGATTTGTGCATCGATTGTGGTAACTGTATTCCTGTTTGCCCTGTCCGCATTCATGATTTCCCGGGTGGAGAAGACAGGCAGCTGCAGCGTAAAGGGGAACGCCGCCGGCATAAAGTAAACAGAAGCATTGATTGTGTGGGCTGCCGGCAATGTGAAGCCGCCTGCCCGCAACAGGCACTGTCCATTGCCGGCTCAGACAAAACCATTTCCGAAGTGCTGGAAATCATCCAACAAGATGCGCTCTTCTACCTGAGTTCAGGCGGGGGAGTCACTCTTGGGGGGGGCGAGGTCACAGCCCAGCCGGAATTTGCCGCTAACCTGCTGACAGAATGCAAACGCACGGGCATCCACACCGCCATTGAAACCTGCGGCTATGTAAAACCGGCCTCCCTGTTCATGATCGCACCGTTTACCGATTTGTTTCTGTATGACCTTAAGCACATTGACTCTGAGCGGCATTATGAACTTACAGGGGTGCGCAATGAACGTATTCTGGATAATCTGGCAGAACTCATCCGCCGCGGGTTTACTGTCAAGGTCAGGATGCCTCTCCTAAGGGGACTGAATGATAGCGAAGACACCATTGGCAAAACCCTGGAATTTCTGCAACCCTTCAGCAATTACAAGAATTTTCAGGGGGTTGACTTGCTGCCTTATCATAAACTGGGTATCAACAAATACCGGCAATTGGCTATAAACTACACCCTCACCGGGGATTT
- a CDS encoding DMT family transporter, whose protein sequence is MKLSGNQTALAMKGKLDAQFDRKGVLIGLFSGGTWGINNVVLGIALTLVPALGDNAALYAIPLAAACMNDTLAGLWLLIYNGWAGRFQEIIRSLKTVPGLMVCVAALLGGPIANSGYLLGISMAGPAYALTITALYPVVGAILSRIFLKQHILPRVWAGMLLSVIGAIIISYVPPEGTTSENFYLGLMFASLAALGWGAEAVLAVFGMSMIDPKIAINIRELTSGLCIAIFILPFVGGWAVISQIVVLPETFGIFAVAGLAAGVSYLAWYTANSKCGVAKGMALNGTYVMWGVILSVVFMSAELTQNLVIGSMLVLIGATLVAINPKEFFQKGGVA, encoded by the coding sequence ATGAAATTATCAGGCAATCAAACCGCTTTGGCGATGAAAGGGAAACTGGATGCCCAGTTTGACAGGAAAGGTGTATTAATCGGTTTGTTCAGCGGCGGCACCTGGGGCATAAACAATGTGGTCCTGGGTATTGCCCTGACGCTCGTGCCTGCCTTGGGCGACAATGCAGCGCTGTATGCCATACCTCTGGCCGCTGCTTGTATGAATGACACCCTGGCGGGCCTCTGGCTGCTCATCTATAACGGCTGGGCCGGACGTTTTCAGGAAATTATCCGCAGTCTTAAGACCGTTCCCGGCCTGATGGTTTGTGTAGCTGCTTTGCTGGGGGGACCTATTGCTAATAGCGGCTATCTGCTGGGGATTTCGATGGCAGGACCTGCCTATGCATTAACAATTACCGCCTTATATCCTGTCGTCGGCGCGATTCTTTCCCGGATATTCCTTAAACAGCACATTCTGCCCCGCGTTTGGGCCGGCATGCTGCTGTCTGTTATCGGCGCGATTATTATCTCCTATGTACCGCCTGAGGGTACAACCAGCGAGAACTTTTACCTTGGTCTTATGTTTGCCTCATTAGCGGCTTTAGGCTGGGGTGCGGAAGCCGTTCTGGCCGTCTTCGGCATGTCCATGATTGACCCCAAAATTGCCATCAATATCCGTGAGCTGACTTCCGGTTTGTGTATCGCTATCTTTATTCTTCCTTTCGTCGGTGGCTGGGCCGTTATCTCCCAGATCGTTGTCCTGCCGGAAACGTTTGGCATCTTTGCCGTTGCCGGCCTGGCGGCAGGCGTATCTTATCTCGCCTGGTATACGGCCAACAGTAAATGCGGTGTTGCCAAAGGCATGGCTCTTAACGGCACCTATGTCATGTGGGGCGTTATCCTGTCGGTGGTCTTTATGAGCGCCGAGCTTACGCAGAATTTGGTTATTGGCAGTATGCTGGTACTGATTGGTGCTACGCTTGTGGCCATTAACCCGAAAGAATTCTTCCAAAAAGGCGGGGTGGCATAA